From the Labilithrix sp. genome, the window AGGTCCTCACCGCGCTGGAACACCTCGACCTGAGGGTGCCACGCTCGAGCCATGTCCTCGCGCTCGTCCCAGCTCGAGAGGCCGCCACCCCATCCGCCGAAGATGCGGTCCATGTCCTCCATCATTCGGCGGACCGTGGTGAACGGCGACATCGCACGCTGAGGCGTGCCTTCGCTCGCGCGCTGGATGCCTTGATTCTGCTTCCGTTCCATCGTTAGAGCCTCCTTTCGTAGGAGGTGGAAGCAGCATCGAGACCAAGCGCTCAGCTCTTCTGCACGTGGGCGGGGTCCATCCAGAGGACCTCCCAGTGGTGACCGTCGAGGTCGTAGAAGCTCGCGCCGTACATGAAGCCGTGGTCCTGCGGCGGCATCGCGGCGGAGCCGCCGTTCTCGAGCGCGGTCCTCACGAGCGCGTCGACCTCCGCGCGGCTCTCGCACGACAGCGCGAAGAGCGCCTCGGTCTGCTCGTGCGCGTTGGAGATCGGGCGCTTGGTGAACGTCTTGAAGAACTCCTCCTGG encodes:
- a CDS encoding VOC family protein; the encoded protein is MAARSIFVNLPVKDLEKTKAFFAKLGFTYNAQFTDQNAACLVVSELGYVMLLQEEFFKTFTKRPISNAHEQTEALFALSCESRAEVDALVRTALENGGSAAMPPQDHGFMYGASFYDLDGHHWEVLWMDPAHVQKS